One window of Nostoc sp. C052 genomic DNA carries:
- a CDS encoding DNA-binding transcriptional regulator: protein MILEILPQAGDKWRDTCPTLPTMELGKPVKISDLIRELRQQLDLSQEKFAAKLGVSLRTVNRWENGSTVPSQMALKLIEEMLEKMGEPKRLMNEYLPKPEQREDS from the coding sequence ATGATTCTTGAAATTCTTCCTCAAGCTGGAGACAAATGGCGAGACACCTGTCCTACTCTTCCTACTATGGAACTAGGAAAACCAGTCAAAATTTCAGATTTAATCCGTGAACTTCGGCAGCAACTCGATCTCTCTCAAGAAAAGTTTGCAGCCAAGTTGGGAGTTTCTCTGCGAACAGTAAATCGTTGGGAGAACGGATCTACAGTGCCTTCACAAATGGCACTAAAGCTAATTGAAGAAATGTTAGAGAAGATGGGCGAACCCAAAAGACTGATGAACGAGTATCTCCCAAAACCGGAGCAACGGGAGGACTCTTAA
- a CDS encoding DUF1257 domain-containing protein, translated as MSHFSTLRTKITDAEILKASLRDLGISVKTEADVRGYNGQRVRSDIVAVLEGEYDLGWSRNSDGSFDLIADLWGVAKKHNQTELINSINQKYAVNKTLAEVKQRGLQNANVKLVLQ; from the coding sequence ATGTCTCACTTTAGCACCCTGCGTACCAAAATCACCGATGCCGAAATCCTCAAGGCTTCCTTGCGCGACCTCGGTATTAGCGTAAAGACTGAAGCTGATGTCCGTGGTTATAACGGTCAGCGTGTCCGTTCTGACATCGTTGCCGTGTTGGAAGGCGAATATGACCTCGGCTGGTCTCGCAATAGCGATGGTTCTTTTGACCTAATCGCTGACTTGTGGGGCGTTGCTAAGAAGCACAACCAAACCGAGTTGATCAACTCAATCAACCAAAAGTATGCCGTTAACAAAACTTTGGCTGAAGTAAAACAGCGCGGTTTGCAAAACGCCAATGTGAAGTTGGTATTGCAATAA
- a CDS encoding AAA family ATPase, with the protein MKEELNILIQAQYPLIYLVTSEEERAELAVSTIAQLLKPQRRVFIWTVTHGIVEYGQPRNVTQHNTVSPEAAIEWIIRQKEPSIFILKDLHPFIDAPATNRSLRDAIASFKGMQKNIILMSPMQQVPIELEKEVVVLDFTLPDMAELNKVLTHHIDQNRGRRLTTEAREKLLRAALGLTKDEAEKVYRKAQVTTGRLTEDEVDIVLSEKKQLIRRNGILEYIEEDETIDAVGGLEELKRWLKQRSNAFTERAREYGLPQPKGMLILGVPGCGKSLIAKTTSRLWGLPLLRLDMGRVYDGSMVGRSEANLRNALKTAESISPAILFIDELDKSFAGSGGSSDSDGGTSSRIFGSFLTWMQDKKSPVFVMATANRVERLPGEFLRKGRFDEIFFVDLPTPEERQHIFNIHLTKRREDISRFDLEQLAKMSDGFSGAEVEQAIVAAMYEAFAQDREFTQLDIIAALKATLPLSRTMQEQVTALRDWARQRARPAASSVAEYQRMEF; encoded by the coding sequence ATGAAAGAAGAGCTCAATATCCTAATTCAAGCTCAATACCCTTTAATCTACCTTGTGACCTCCGAGGAAGAGCGGGCCGAGCTAGCAGTTTCCACAATCGCCCAGTTGTTAAAGCCCCAGCGCCGAGTATTTATTTGGACAGTAACGCACGGGATTGTCGAGTATGGTCAGCCCCGGAATGTTACTCAACATAATACCGTGTCTCCAGAGGCGGCGATTGAGTGGATAATTCGGCAGAAAGAACCAAGTATATTTATTCTTAAAGATTTACACCCCTTTATAGATGCGCCTGCGACTAACAGATCGCTACGTGATGCGATCGCTAGTTTCAAGGGTATGCAGAAGAACATCATTTTGATGTCTCCAATGCAACAAGTACCTATAGAACTGGAAAAAGAAGTTGTCGTTCTCGACTTTACATTGCCAGATATGGCTGAGTTGAACAAAGTCTTAACTCACCATATAGACCAAAATCGTGGTCGCCGACTGACAACAGAAGCCAGAGAAAAACTTCTCAGAGCCGCTTTAGGTCTAACTAAAGACGAAGCTGAAAAAGTCTATCGTAAGGCACAGGTAACTACAGGGCGTTTGACGGAAGATGAAGTAGATATCGTTTTATCTGAGAAAAAGCAACTAATTCGGCGCAATGGCATCTTAGAATACATTGAAGAAGATGAAACCATTGATGCTGTAGGTGGCTTAGAAGAGTTAAAAAGATGGCTCAAGCAACGCTCTAACGCCTTTACAGAAAGAGCGAGAGAGTATGGTTTGCCTCAACCAAAGGGGATGTTAATTTTAGGAGTTCCCGGTTGCGGTAAATCGTTGATTGCCAAAACTACTTCCCGGCTGTGGGGTTTACCACTGCTACGGTTAGATATGGGGCGAGTCTACGACGGCTCAATGGTGGGACGAAGTGAGGCAAATCTGCGAAACGCCCTGAAAACAGCAGAATCTATTTCCCCAGCGATTTTATTTATCGATGAATTGGATAAATCCTTTGCTGGTAGTGGAGGTTCATCTGATTCTGATGGGGGGACTTCAAGTAGAATCTTCGGCTCCTTCCTTACATGGATGCAGGATAAGAAATCACCAGTGTTCGTGATGGCAACTGCCAACCGAGTAGAACGCTTACCTGGCGAATTCTTGAGGAAAGGACGCTTTGATGAAATATTCTTTGTCGATCTGCCAACACCGGAAGAACGGCAGCACATTTTCAATATTCACCTGACGAAACGCCGTGAAGACATCTCTCGATTCGATCTTGAGCAACTAGCCAAGATGTCTGACGGATTTTCTGGGGCAGAAGTTGAGCAAGCGATCGTTGCGGCAATGTATGAAGCTTTTGCCCAAGATCGGGAGTTCACCCAACTAGATATTATTGCTGCACTGAAGGCAACATTGCCGCTGTCTCGAACGATGCAAGAACAAGTAACGGCTCTGAGAGATTGGGCCAGACAGCGCGCCCGCCCCGCAGCATCCTCCGTAGCTGAATATCAGCGAATGGAGTTTTAA
- a CDS encoding FHA domain-containing protein — MYSASQTAELTLELFHFQTNTSLQFPANLSVICIGKPNDQKPPDIDISGLPDSDVASRIHAQIWRNGDEYHITDLGSSNGTYINGTKLQPQVFCPLHPGDRVSLGQGDKITFMFRVQQHSASATKNPTPNSAPTKITAPTIGKEEEDQVILASKLIGLGLILAGITFLSTSIYISVYLRSTPGILLCMGGIVALNWGGRDNRILGWVLIGIGIALFIASGVVIGSVSLFSMLVSFAGVSCGYQLFTTGKVFNFNPLTLQITRK, encoded by the coding sequence ATGTACAGTGCATCTCAGACAGCCGAGCTAACTTTAGAGCTTTTTCACTTCCAAACCAACACATCTTTACAATTTCCAGCCAATCTTTCGGTAATTTGTATCGGTAAGCCAAACGACCAAAAACCACCAGATATTGATATTTCTGGCTTACCAGATTCGGATGTGGCATCTCGCATTCACGCGCAAATTTGGAGAAATGGAGATGAATACCATATCACCGATTTGGGCAGTTCTAATGGCACATACATTAACGGCACGAAACTTCAACCTCAAGTTTTTTGTCCACTGCATCCAGGAGACAGAGTTTCACTTGGACAAGGAGACAAAATAACTTTCATGTTTAGGGTGCAGCAGCACTCTGCATCTGCCACAAAAAATCCTACACCAAACTCTGCACCAACAAAAATTACAGCACCTACCATCGGTAAAGAAGAGGAAGATCAAGTAATTCTTGCTAGTAAGCTTATTGGTTTAGGGCTAATTCTAGCAGGGATTACTTTTTTAAGTACAAGCATTTATATAAGTGTTTATTTACGCAGCACACCTGGGATTTTGCTGTGTATGGGAGGTATAGTAGCTCTAAATTGGGGTGGACGCGATAATCGGATACTGGGATGGGTGTTGATTGGCATCGGAATTGCCCTCTTCATCGCCAGTGGTGTGGTAATCGGTTCAGTGTCTCTTTTTTCGATGCTCGTGTCATTCGCTGGCGTTTCCTGTGGATATCAGTTGTTTACAACCGGAAAGGTGTTCAACTTTAATCCGCTGACGCTCCAAATCACTAGAAAATAA
- a CDS encoding NAD-dependent epimerase/dehydratase family protein — protein MKVLVIGGDGYCGWATALYLSNRGYEVGILDSLVRRHWDNELGVETLTPIALIQQRLQRWQDLTGKSIDLFIGDITNYEFLHKTLQQFQPNALVHFGEQRSAPFSMIDREHAVLTQVNNVVGTLNLLYAMREDFPDCHLVKLGTMGEYGTPNIDIEEGYITIEHNGRKDTLPYPKQPGSMYHLSKVHDSHNIHFACRIWGLRATDLNQGVVYGVLTEETGIDELLINRLDYDGVFGTALNRFCIQAAIGHPLTVYGKGGQTRGFLDIRDTVRCVELAIANPAEAGEFRVFNQFTEQFSVGELALMVKKAGNAIGLNVEINHLDNPRVEKEEHYFNAKNTKLLDLGLQPHLLSDSLLDSLLNFAIKYQKRVDHKQILPKVSWHRN, from the coding sequence ATGAAAGTCCTGGTTATTGGTGGTGATGGATATTGCGGTTGGGCAACTGCTCTTTACCTTTCCAATCGAGGTTATGAAGTTGGAATTTTAGATAGTTTGGTGCGGCGGCACTGGGATAATGAACTTGGTGTCGAAACTCTTACTCCCATCGCACTAATTCAGCAACGCCTCCAGCGCTGGCAAGATTTGACAGGTAAATCGATCGACTTGTTCATCGGCGATATTACAAATTACGAATTTCTCCATAAAACATTACAGCAATTTCAACCAAATGCTCTTGTGCATTTTGGTGAACAGCGTTCAGCCCCATTTTCCATGATTGACCGAGAACACGCAGTTCTCACCCAGGTCAATAATGTAGTTGGGACGTTGAACTTACTGTACGCAATGCGCGAAGATTTCCCCGACTGTCATTTGGTGAAGCTGGGGACAATGGGAGAATACGGTACACCCAACATCGACATTGAAGAAGGGTATATCACCATTGAACACAATGGACGCAAGGATACCTTACCTTATCCCAAGCAGCCTGGGTCAATGTACCATTTAAGCAAAGTCCATGATAGTCATAACATCCACTTTGCTTGCCGGATTTGGGGATTGCGGGCAACTGATTTAAATCAGGGTGTAGTTTATGGCGTTTTAACCGAAGAAACGGGGATAGACGAACTATTGATTAATCGGCTAGATTACGATGGTGTGTTTGGTACTGCACTAAACCGCTTTTGTATTCAAGCAGCCATTGGACATCCGTTAACTGTCTACGGTAAAGGTGGGCAAACTCGCGGATTTTTGGATATTCGGGATACAGTGAGATGTGTGGAATTAGCGATCGCTAACCCTGCTGAAGCTGGAGAATTCCGCGTATTTAATCAATTTACCGAACAATTCAGCGTTGGCGAATTGGCATTGATGGTGAAAAAAGCTGGTAACGCTATCGGGTTGAACGTAGAAATCAATCACCTAGATAATCCCAGAGTTGAGAAGGAAGAACATTACTTCAACGCGAAAAACACCAAATTGCTTGATTTAGGTTTACAGCCTCACTTGCTCTCTGATTCTCTCCTCGATTCTCTGTTAAACTTTGCCATTAAGTATCAGAAACGAGTTGATCACAAACAAATTCTGCCTAAAGTCTCTTGGCACAGAAATTAG
- a CDS encoding DUF4291 domain-containing protein: MRLITEAYLTQVSNWPENGRHILAQYDDHSIVVYQAYRPSIGNFAATYGYFGGEFSFDRMSWIKPNFLWMMYRSGWGTQNGQEVVLAIWIKRSAFNEILAAAVHSSYVPELYPDKSIWQKALKQSQVRLQWDPDHHPTGTKLERRAIQLGLRGEVLVAYAKDWIVNIENISDFVQKQRQNIKSDCAELITPQERVYSVFDTETQAKLRLSAWTE, encoded by the coding sequence GTGCGGCTGATAACAGAAGCTTATTTAACTCAAGTCAGTAATTGGCCTGAAAATGGTCGTCATATTTTAGCACAATATGACGACCATTCAATTGTTGTTTATCAAGCGTATCGTCCATCTATTGGTAACTTCGCCGCCACCTATGGTTATTTTGGTGGTGAGTTTAGTTTTGACCGTATGAGTTGGATAAAACCTAACTTCCTCTGGATGATGTATCGTTCTGGATGGGGTACACAAAATGGACAAGAGGTAGTGTTAGCTATTTGGATTAAGCGTTCGGCTTTTAATGAAATTTTAGCGGCGGCTGTTCATTCCAGCTACGTTCCAGAACTTTATCCCGATAAAAGTATATGGCAAAAAGCATTGAAGCAATCACAAGTCCGTCTACAATGGGACCCAGACCATCACCCAACTGGGACAAAATTAGAAAGACGCGCTATTCAGTTAGGGTTACGTGGTGAAGTACTAGTTGCTTATGCCAAAGATTGGATTGTGAACATTGAGAACATCTCGGACTTTGTACAAAAACAGAGGCAAAACATTAAATCTGACTGTGCAGAGTTGATTACACCACAGGAGAGAGTCTATTCTGTGTTTGATACCGAAACGCAAGCAAAGCTGAGATTATCTGCCTGGACTGAATAG
- a CDS encoding glycosyltransferase family 1 protein, with the protein MRIALFTETFLPKVDGIVTRLRHTVDHLQRSGNQVLVIAPDGGITEHKGAKVYGVTGFPLPLYPELQMALPRPAIGYVLEEFKPDIIHVVNPAVLGLAGIFYSKILKIPLVASYHTHLPQYLQHYGLAMLEGFLWELLKGAHNQAALNLCTSTAMVEELTAHGIERVDLWQRGVDTELFHPDLASVEMRSRLSQNHPESPLLLYVGRLSAEKEIERIKPILEAIPQGRLALVGDGPHRQALQKHFAGTNTYFVGYLMGQELGSAFASADAFIFPSRTETLGLVLLEAMAAGCPVVAARSGGIPDIVTDGVNGYLFEPTADIQGALAATVRLLEQKQQRDIIRKNARQEAESWGWAAATRQLQDYYQKVIFSQDLTK; encoded by the coding sequence ATGAGAATTGCTTTATTTACCGAAACCTTTTTACCCAAGGTTGACGGCATTGTAACGCGCCTACGCCATACTGTTGACCATCTACAGCGCAGTGGTAATCAAGTGCTGGTGATTGCCCCAGATGGAGGCATCACAGAACACAAAGGCGCTAAAGTTTACGGTGTTACTGGCTTTCCTCTGCCATTGTATCCAGAATTGCAAATGGCATTACCCCGCCCAGCTATTGGTTATGTTTTAGAAGAGTTTAAGCCTGATATTATTCATGTCGTAAATCCAGCAGTTTTGGGTTTAGCAGGTATATTTTATAGCAAAATCCTCAAAATTCCCTTGGTGGCGTCTTATCATACCCATTTACCCCAATATCTCCAACATTACGGTTTGGCTATGTTAGAAGGGTTTCTTTGGGAACTGCTAAAAGGCGCTCATAATCAAGCAGCTTTGAATCTGTGTACTTCCACAGCAATGGTTGAGGAACTGACAGCACACGGTATTGAACGTGTAGATTTATGGCAGCGCGGAGTAGATACAGAATTATTTCACCCCGATTTAGCTAGTGTAGAGATGCGATCGCGCTTATCGCAAAATCATCCAGAAAGTCCATTACTACTTTACGTTGGGCGGCTTTCGGCGGAAAAAGAGATTGAGCGCATCAAACCAATTTTAGAAGCAATTCCCCAAGGGCGGTTAGCATTAGTTGGGGATGGGCCCCACCGTCAAGCATTGCAAAAACACTTTGCTGGTACAAACACTTATTTTGTGGGGTATCTCATGGGACAAGAATTAGGTTCTGCCTTTGCGAGTGCTGATGCCTTTATCTTTCCTTCCCGTACAGAAACACTGGGCTTAGTATTACTAGAAGCGATGGCTGCTGGCTGTCCGGTGGTAGCAGCCCGTTCTGGGGGAATTCCCGATATTGTGACAGATGGCGTAAATGGATATCTTTTTGAGCCAACAGCAGATATTCAAGGGGCATTAGCTGCTACTGTTCGCCTCTTAGAACAAAAACAACAACGAGATATCATCCGCAAAAATGCTCGTCAGGAAGCAGAAAGTTGGGGTTGGGCAGCTGCGACCAGACAGCTACAAGATTACTATCAAAAAGTGATATTTTCTCAAGACTTGACAAAATAG
- a CDS encoding adenylate/guanylate cyclase domain-containing protein: MTLPNPGSVLATLTELTQVNRTHALLRRVKDLSVNEFVCLLDFITAEFQQFLRAIELINNEALETMLEKVLEAITLKIGQILQAEHTAIFLVDYDKGQLWSKVPQDNTQKFLEIRTPITVGIPGHVASTGQYLNISETYTHPLFSPELEKQMGYKIHNILCMPVISSKNKTVAVVQLANKTGNVPFNHDDEERFRDFAASIGIILESCQSFYVAARNQRGATALLRATQTLGQSLDLEATLQIVMEQARILMQADRSTLFLYRKEMSELWTKVAAAADGTNLIEIRIPANRGIAGYVASTGEALNISDAYKDPRFDPTTDRKTGYVTRNILCLPVFNSANELIGVTQLINKQQGSFTASDEEFMRAFNNQAGIALENARLFENVLLEKQYQKDILQSLSDAVISTDMAGQIVTINDAALELLGCPIGDANSKNNKLLWEQNLIGRLVWEVVPIENLQMRLEDSLKTGAKHYVPEQSLMVGLYQVLSAVSSSGTHHSILAVRDRTNPDIFIPWNQPLIPQSEFLTADEVQTLERSTNLTVNPLTNPEGGVRGGLVVLEDISQEKRMKTTMSRYLTPHVAEQVMALGEDALMVGERKEVTILFSDIRGYTTLTENLGAAEVVLLLNQYFETMVEAVFNHEGTLDKFIGDALMAVFGAPLPLTENHAWRAVQSALDMRQRLEEFNQRRIIQAQPQIRIGIGISSGDVVSGNIGSRKRMDYTVIGDGVNLSSRLEAVTKDYGCDIILSEFTYQLCSDRIWVRQLDKIRVKGKHQAVNIYELIGDRTTPLDANTQEFLFHYHTGRAAYLSRNFSQAIACFEAAKCIQPQDQAVDIHLERARNYQQTPPPESWDGVWTMLSK; the protein is encoded by the coding sequence GTGACACTCCCCAACCCTGGCAGCGTCTTGGCTACATTAACTGAACTAACTCAAGTTAATCGTACTCACGCCCTACTGCGTCGCGTTAAAGACTTATCTGTTAACGAATTTGTTTGCTTACTTGACTTTATAACTGCTGAGTTCCAGCAATTTCTGAGAGCTATTGAACTAATCAATAATGAAGCTCTAGAAACTATGTTGGAGAAAGTATTAGAAGCCATCACACTCAAAATCGGTCAAATTCTCCAAGCAGAACATACAGCTATTTTTTTAGTTGACTATGACAAAGGTCAATTGTGGTCGAAAGTTCCCCAAGATAATACTCAAAAATTCTTAGAAATTCGTACTCCCATTACAGTGGGTATCCCTGGTCATGTTGCGAGTACAGGTCAATATCTCAATATATCTGAAACTTATACTCATCCGCTATTTAGCCCAGAGCTTGAAAAACAAATGGGCTACAAAATACATAACATTTTATGTATGCCCGTTATTAGTAGTAAAAATAAGACTGTAGCGGTAGTACAACTAGCTAATAAAACCGGGAATGTTCCGTTTAATCATGATGATGAAGAACGTTTTCGAGACTTTGCCGCCTCTATTGGTATTATTCTAGAAAGCTGCCAATCTTTTTATGTTGCTGCTCGTAATCAAAGAGGCGCAACGGCTTTGTTACGGGCAACTCAGACACTAGGGCAAAGTCTGGATTTAGAAGCAACTTTGCAAATAGTCATGGAACAAGCCCGAATTCTCATGCAGGCAGACCGCAGTACACTATTTTTATATCGTAAAGAGATGAGCGAACTCTGGACGAAAGTGGCAGCGGCGGCAGATGGCACAAACTTGATAGAAATCCGCATTCCTGCTAACCGTGGCATTGCTGGATATGTAGCTTCCACTGGTGAAGCCTTAAATATTTCTGATGCTTACAAAGACCCCCGTTTTGACCCAACGACAGATAGAAAAACTGGCTATGTAACTCGCAATATTCTGTGTTTGCCAGTATTTAATTCTGCAAATGAATTGATTGGTGTGACGCAATTAATTAATAAGCAACAAGGGAGTTTTACTGCTTCTGATGAAGAGTTTATGCGGGCTTTTAATAATCAAGCCGGAATTGCCTTAGAAAATGCTCGTCTGTTTGAAAATGTGCTATTAGAAAAACAGTATCAAAAAGATATTTTACAAAGTCTGTCAGATGCCGTGATTTCTACAGATATGGCAGGACAAATTGTCACGATTAATGATGCAGCATTGGAGTTGCTGGGTTGTCCGATAGGAGACGCCAATAGCAAGAATAACAAGCTTTTGTGGGAACAAAATTTGATTGGCCGCCTAGTTTGGGAAGTTGTGCCGATTGAAAATCTCCAAATGCGACTAGAAGATAGTCTCAAAACTGGAGCTAAACATTATGTGCCAGAGCAAAGTTTGATGGTGGGACTTTATCAAGTGCTGAGTGCTGTTAGCAGTAGCGGGACTCATCACTCAATTTTAGCAGTACGCGATCGCACTAACCCCGATATTTTCATTCCCTGGAATCAACCCCTCATTCCCCAATCTGAGTTTCTCACTGCTGATGAGGTACAAACATTAGAGCGCAGTACTAATCTCACTGTGAATCCCCTGACTAACCCAGAAGGCGGTGTACGCGGTGGTTTGGTGGTGTTGGAAGACATCAGTCAGGAAAAACGGATGAAAACTACCATGTCTCGCTACCTAACGCCTCATGTCGCTGAACAAGTGATGGCGCTGGGAGAAGATGCTTTAATGGTAGGCGAGCGCAAGGAAGTAACCATCTTATTTTCTGATATCCGGGGCTACACAACACTGACGGAAAATCTTGGTGCAGCTGAAGTGGTATTGCTGCTAAATCAGTATTTTGAAACGATGGTAGAGGCGGTTTTTAACCACGAAGGTACTCTCGATAAATTTATTGGAGATGCCTTAATGGCAGTATTTGGTGCGCCGTTACCACTTACAGAAAATCATGCTTGGAGGGCTGTGCAGTCAGCGTTAGATATGCGACAACGCTTGGAGGAATTTAACCAGCGGCGAATTATCCAGGCGCAACCACAAATTCGTATTGGCATTGGGATTAGTTCTGGGGATGTGGTTTCGGGTAATATTGGTTCCCGCAAACGAATGGATTACACCGTCATTGGAGATGGTGTAAATTTGAGTTCGCGCTTAGAGGCAGTAACAAAGGATTATGGCTGTGATATTATTTTAAGCGAATTTACTTACCAATTGTGCAGCGATCGCATTTGGGTGCGCCAATTAGATAAAATTCGAGTCAAAGGGAAACACCAGGCAGTTAATATCTACGAGTTAATTGGCGATCGCACTACTCCCCTAGATGCCAACACTCAAGAGTTTTTGTTTCATTATCATACTGGACGCGCTGCTTATTTATCGCGCAACTTCTCACAAGCGATCGCCTGTTTTGAAGCCGCCAAATGCATCCAACCCCAAGACCAAGCTGTTGATATCCACCTAGAACGTGCGAGGAATTATCAACAAACTCCGCCTCCAGAGTCCTGGGATGGTGTCTGGACAATGCTTTCTAAGTAG
- the purC gene encoding phosphoribosylaminoimidazolesuccinocarboxamide synthase, protein MSVNSKLYEGKAKILYTTDDPEVLLADFKDDATAFNAQKRGSIQGKGKINCSISSQLFKQLEAYGIKTHFIDSPAPNQMRVRAVKIFPLEVVIRNIAAGSLCQQTGLSVGTILKQPLVEFYYKNDQLGDPLLTRDRLYLLELATAEQVDAITHLALQINEFLNKFWQRCGITLVDFKLEFGLDSQQQLLLADEISPDTCRLWDIAEEDSNRRVMDKDRFRRDLGKVEDAYQEVLQRVLKAVESNS, encoded by the coding sequence ATGTCTGTTAATTCCAAGTTATACGAAGGCAAAGCGAAAATTCTCTATACAACGGACGATCCAGAAGTCCTGTTGGCTGATTTTAAGGATGATGCCACGGCGTTTAACGCCCAAAAGCGTGGCAGTATCCAAGGTAAAGGAAAAATCAATTGTAGCATTTCCAGCCAGCTTTTTAAACAGTTGGAGGCTTATGGTATAAAGACTCACTTTATCGACAGCCCTGCCCCAAATCAGATGCGAGTGAGGGCAGTCAAGATTTTCCCCTTAGAAGTAGTAATCAGAAATATTGCTGCTGGCAGTTTGTGTCAGCAAACAGGATTATCAGTGGGTACAATTCTGAAACAGCCTTTGGTTGAGTTTTATTACAAAAACGATCAGTTAGGAGATCCTTTGTTGACACGCGATCGTCTGTACCTGCTAGAACTAGCTACTGCGGAACAAGTAGACGCAATTACACATCTAGCATTGCAAATCAATGAATTTCTCAATAAATTTTGGCAGCGGTGCGGCATTACCCTAGTAGACTTCAAACTAGAGTTTGGCTTGGACTCACAACAGCAGTTGCTCTTGGCAGATGAAATTAGCCCCGACACCTGCCGTTTGTGGGATATTGCAGAAGAAGACTCAAACCGCCGGGTAATGGACAAAGACCGCTTTCGTCGGGACTTAGGAAAAGTAGAGGATGCCTACCAGGAAGTTTTACAAAGAGTGCTAAAAGCAGTAGAGAGTAATAGTTAA